The following are encoded together in the Actinoplanes sp. N902-109 genome:
- the murJ gene encoding murein biosynthesis integral membrane protein MurJ, which produces MTATRTRAAGVAGAAAVITVLTVLSRLAGFGRTFVFLHTVGDRTLGNVYNAANTLPNIVFELVAGGALASLVVPLIAGAVADGDRERVGAVASALLTWVLTLMVPLAVLVALLAGPVAGMFDVPPDAQDVAARMLRVFAPQLPLYGIGIVLTGVLQAHHRFAWPVIAPLLSSVTVMAAYVSYAAADGARSDVAGLSRTGELLLSAGTTAGVVVLALCLVIPLRRLRLRWRPSYRFPGGEGRQAMRLGWAGAVTVGAQQVMVLVVLLLAVSGPLTAYTAAQTVFMVPWAVLAVPLATAVYPRLATAAARGDEVSYAGSLSGTARSVMLLACLGAAALAAVAWPAARVIATPSAAPGIVGFAPGLLGYALFALLSRALYARGATVAAAAATASGWGVAAVLAFVVAAVLPEQRQVAGFAAAGAVGMSVIGLLLVLAVRRHAGPAALAGLPRTTAVGIVAAVVAGFAGWLASGGLGGGTPGAWWSVLQGMLGGVVVAAVFLAVAYPLDRGDLKPLVTRILRRGRS; this is translated from the coding sequence GTGACCGCCACCCGCACCCGGGCCGCCGGGGTGGCCGGTGCCGCCGCGGTCATCACCGTCCTGACCGTCCTGTCGCGGCTCGCCGGGTTCGGCCGCACGTTCGTGTTCCTGCACACCGTGGGCGACAGGACGCTGGGCAACGTCTACAACGCGGCCAACACCCTGCCCAACATCGTGTTCGAGCTGGTCGCCGGGGGTGCGCTGGCCAGCCTGGTGGTGCCGCTGATCGCCGGGGCGGTGGCCGACGGCGACCGCGAGCGGGTCGGTGCGGTGGCCTCGGCGCTGCTCACCTGGGTGCTGACGCTGATGGTGCCGCTGGCGGTGCTGGTGGCGCTGCTGGCCGGGCCGGTCGCCGGGATGTTCGACGTGCCGCCCGACGCGCAGGACGTGGCGGCCCGGATGTTGCGGGTGTTCGCGCCGCAGCTGCCGCTGTACGGCATCGGCATCGTGCTGACCGGGGTGCTGCAGGCCCACCACCGCTTCGCGTGGCCGGTGATCGCGCCGCTGCTGTCGAGCGTGACGGTGATGGCGGCGTACGTGAGCTATGCCGCGGCCGACGGTGCCCGCAGCGACGTCGCGGGGCTGAGCCGCACCGGCGAGCTGCTGCTGTCGGCCGGCACCACCGCCGGGGTGGTCGTGCTCGCGTTGTGCCTCGTGATCCCGTTGCGCCGGCTGCGGTTGCGGTGGCGGCCGAGTTACCGGTTCCCCGGCGGTGAGGGCCGGCAGGCGATGCGGCTGGGCTGGGCGGGCGCGGTGACCGTGGGTGCCCAGCAGGTCATGGTGCTGGTGGTGCTGCTGCTGGCGGTCAGCGGGCCGCTGACGGCATACACGGCGGCGCAGACCGTGTTCATGGTGCCGTGGGCGGTGCTGGCTGTGCCGCTGGCCACCGCGGTGTATCCGCGCCTGGCGACGGCGGCGGCGCGTGGTGACGAAGTGTCGTACGCGGGATCGCTGTCCGGGACGGCCCGCTCGGTGATGCTGCTGGCGTGTCTCGGCGCGGCCGCGCTGGCCGCCGTCGCGTGGCCGGCCGCGCGGGTGATCGCGACCCCGTCCGCCGCGCCGGGCATCGTCGGTTTCGCCCCGGGCCTGCTCGGTTATGCGCTGTTCGCGCTGCTGTCGCGGGCCTTGTACGCCCGGGGTGCCACGGTCGCCGCGGCGGCTGCGACGGCGAGCGGCTGGGGCGTGGCCGCGGTGCTGGCCTTCGTGGTCGCGGCGGTGCTGCCCGAGCAGCGGCAGGTTGCCGGGTTCGCCGCCGCCGGCGCGGTCGGCATGTCGGTCATCGGACTGCTGCTGGTGCTGGCCGTGCGCCGGCACGCCGGTCCGGCCGCGCTGGCCGGGCTGCCGCGCACGACAGCCGTCGGTATCGTGGCGGCGGTCGTGGCCGGGTTCGCCGGCTGGCTGGCCTCGGGGGGCCTCGGCGGCGGCACCCCGGGGGCCTGGTGGAGCGTGCTGCAGGGCATGCTGGGCGGAGTCGTGGTCGCCGCCGTCTTCCTCGCGGTGGCATATCCGCTGGATCGCGGTGACCTCAAGCCTCTGGTGACAAGGATCCTCAGGAGGGGACGCTCGTGA